One genomic segment of Erpetoichthys calabaricus chromosome 7, fErpCal1.3, whole genome shotgun sequence includes these proteins:
- the LOC127528764 gene encoding uncharacterized protein LOC127528764 isoform X1 → MSKTFALRRHEVVELCPTVAEFKDRWPALFDILQINEEFRRITTLHLEPTFIKMLDYYTPKLFTIFSCKGGALGQILKKKMGAIQQTSHQNIEQTRDVVLRCLDNYLGEKEEDLIQEYNYENEDVQQSLLQQVMKIAVCKKDDQEDFSIVLEGVQVMTGLGNLTRVCAILLGFTHALNLTYPKQLRNMFEAFQKLFLELDVCRFSPKLQSLKNKLVY, encoded by the exons atgtcaaaaaccttTGCTCTCCGAAGACATGAGGTGGTTGAATTGTGCCCGACAGTTGCAGAATTTAAAGATCGCTGGCCTGCTCTGTTTGACATTCTCCAG atTAATGAAGAGTTTAGGAGAATTACTACTCTGCACCTTGAGCCAACATTTATTAAGATGTTGGATTACTACACTCCTaaacttttcacaatattttccTGCAAAGGAGGAGCACTCGGACAgattttgaagaagaaaatggGTGCCATACAGCAG ACCTCACATCAAAACATAGAACAGACAAGAGATGTTGTCCTCCGTTGCTTGGACAATTACTTGGGTGAAAAGGAGGAAGACCTCATCCAGGAGTACAAT TATGAAAATGAGGATGTGCAGCAAAGTCTACTGCAGCAGGTAATGAAAATTGCTGTCTGCAAGAAGGATGACCAGGAGGACTTTAGCATTGTCTTGGAGGGTGTGCAAGTCATGACTGGCTTGGGAAATCTGACTAGAGTCTGCGCAATTCTTCTTGGATTCACACATGCACTAAACCTCACCTATCCCAAACAACTGAGGAACATGTTTGAGGCCTTTCAGAAGCTCTTCTTGGAACTGGATGTTTGCAGGTTTTCCCCCAAATTACAATCTCTCAAAAACAAACTTGTGTATTAG
- the LOC127528764 gene encoding uncharacterized protein LOC127528764 isoform X2: MSKTFALRRHEVVELCPTVAEFKDRWPALFDILQINEEFRRITTLHLEPTFIKMLDYYTPKLFTIFSCKGGALGQILKKKMGAIQQYENEDVQQSLLQQVMKIAVCKKDDQEDFSIVLEGVQVMTGLGNLTRVCAILLGFTHALNLTYPKQLRNMFEAFQKLFLELDVCRFSPKLQSLKNKLVY; encoded by the exons atgtcaaaaaccttTGCTCTCCGAAGACATGAGGTGGTTGAATTGTGCCCGACAGTTGCAGAATTTAAAGATCGCTGGCCTGCTCTGTTTGACATTCTCCAG atTAATGAAGAGTTTAGGAGAATTACTACTCTGCACCTTGAGCCAACATTTATTAAGATGTTGGATTACTACACTCCTaaacttttcacaatattttccTGCAAAGGAGGAGCACTCGGACAgattttgaagaagaaaatggGTGCCATACAGCAG TATGAAAATGAGGATGTGCAGCAAAGTCTACTGCAGCAGGTAATGAAAATTGCTGTCTGCAAGAAGGATGACCAGGAGGACTTTAGCATTGTCTTGGAGGGTGTGCAAGTCATGACTGGCTTGGGAAATCTGACTAGAGTCTGCGCAATTCTTCTTGGATTCACACATGCACTAAACCTCACCTATCCCAAACAACTGAGGAACATGTTTGAGGCCTTTCAGAAGCTCTTCTTGGAACTGGATGTTTGCAGGTTTTCCCCCAAATTACAATCTCTCAAAAACAAACTTGTGTATTAG